Proteins co-encoded in one Quercus robur chromosome 8, dhQueRobu3.1, whole genome shotgun sequence genomic window:
- the LOC126695142 gene encoding protein DJ-1 homolog B, whose translation MALLLRIPLIVPPRQLGIIPSRITTLRLAHRNSNTIPSSSSLHNNRLFVSVSPTMASTAQKVLVPVANGTEPMEAVITIDVLRRAGADVTVGSVENQPRVDAAHAVNILADALVSDCANTVFDLIALPGGMPGATNLRDCAVLESLVKKQAADGRLYAAVCASPAVALGPWGVLKGLKATCYPSFMEQLAPTATAVESRVQVDGRVVTSRGPGTTMEFAVALVEQLYGKEKAKEVSVPLVMRSNHGDEYAITELNPVEWTFDDCPKILVPIANGTEEMEAVMIIDILRRAKANVVVASVEDKLEILASRNVKLVADVLLDEAANLSYDLIVLPGGLGGAQAFANSEKLTNLLKQQRESNRPYGAICASPALVLEPLGLLKGKKATAFPALCNKLSDQSEVENRVVVDGNLITSRGPGTAMEFALGIVEKLFGREKALELARAMLFIRP comes from the exons atggcATTACTACTACGAATACCATTAATAGTACCACCACGTCAGTTGGGCATAATTCCTTCTCGCATAACAACACTACGCTTAGCACACCGCAATAGTAATACaatcccttcttcttcttctctccacAACAATCGCTTATTCGTCTCCGTTTCACCGACCATGGCTTCCACTgctcaaaaa gTTCTGGTTCCAGTTGCGAATGGCACTGAACCTATGGAGGCGGTGATTACCATTGACGTTCTGCGACGAGCTGGAGCTGATGTTACTGTGGGTTCAGTGGAGAATCAACCCCGCGTCGATGCTGCCCACGCTGTCAACATCCTCGCCGATGCTTTGGTTTCCGATTGCGCCAACACAGTCTTCGATCTCATCGCTCTGCCC GGGGGCATGCCAGGTGCTACCAATCTTAGAGATTGTGCTGTTCTGGAAAGCTTGGTGAAGAAGCAGGCAGCAGACGGGAGGCTTTATGCGGCAGTATGTGCTTCACCTGCAGTGGCGCTTGGGCCATGGGGTGTGCTGAAGGGCTTGAAA GCAACCTGTTATCCATCATTTATGGAGCAATTAGCTCCTACTGCAACTGCTGTTGAATCAAGAGTGCAAGTGGATGGCAGAGTTGTAACAAGTCGGGGACCTGGCACTACCATGGAGTTTGCTGTTGCATTGGTTGAGCAATTGTACGGGAAAGAGAAAGCTAAAGAAGTTTCTGTGCCATTG GTTATGCGTTCCAACCATGGGGATGAATATGCCATAACTGAGCTAAATCCAGTGGAGTGGACGTTTGATGATTGCCCCAAG ATTCTTGTACCTATTGCTAATGGCACTGAGGAAATGGAAGCTGTGATGATCATTGATATTCTTCGACGAGCGAAAGCAAATGTTGTGGTGGCCTCTGTTGAGGATAAACTAGAAATTCTTGCTTCTCGTAATGTAAAACTAGTGGCAGATGTGCTCCTTGATGAGGCTGCTAATCTTTCATATGATCTAATAGTCTTGCCA GGTGGACTTGGTGGTGCTCAAGCATTTGCAAACTCTGAAAAACTGACGAACCTGCTAAAGCAGCAGAGGGAATCAAATAGACCTTATGGAGCAATATGTGCCTCCCCAGCTTTAGTCCTGGAGCCCCTTGGCTTACTCAAG GGTAAAAAGGCTACAGCTTTTCCTGCATTGTGCAACAAGCTGTCAGATCAGAGTGAAGTTGAAAACAGGGTTGTGGTTGATGGCAATCTCATCACGAGCCGAGGTCCAGGAACTGCCATGGAATTTGCACTTGGAATTGTGGAGAAGCTATTTGGGCGCGAGAAAGCACTAGAGCTTGCAAGAGCAATGCTTTTCATTCGCCCATAG